The sequence TTAATATTGGACATGGTGCTTGCCATTTCGAAAACAAAGATGTGGTTATGTTGGAGTTATCAAGTCTTGCAAGAGCCTCTGGCAGATGTGTGATCAATTAAGTTGGTCAAAAACTTGCGGAGTTATAAATTTCCTAAAATAAGCATATTTTGTTCGGTTTCTTACTGCTGTTAAACTGAGTATTTATTTGTATTTTTAAGCTTGGTTCTCGTCAATGGCCTTCAGCTTCTGATAGTGATGCCCGTGTTGAGAATCCACCACGGCCTTCAGTTTCTCATGAACGAATTAAGTGAAACTACTACTCCAATTCGTGGAAATGTTTTTGTGCAGACAGATACTTGAACACCTTCTTCAGCAAAACCATATTTATCTTTAATGAAGTCAATTAATAAATCTCCGAAGCTTCAATCTGTTAGCCCCTCTCACAGAGAATTCAATGAATCAGAGATCCGATTCTAAATTGTTGCTTAGTAACGAAATGCCACCAACGAGTGGGGATCAAAAAGGGTCCAGCAACCTGGTTCGGCAAAGAGATGGGTGTTTTGAGTGATTATAAAATTCCGGGTTCCGCCACTGAGTACAACTCGTAATATTATACGTACGGTAATGTCTCATACGTCTTATTGAGAGGAGATATCATCATGCTGTGAGGAGTTAGTTTTGTGTTCTTCGGCCAGGTTCCCATACAAAATTACTTGTCTGTTCACAAGCCATATGTTTTTGTTGACCTGATTCAAAAAATATGCATAAAAACTTCAGTAAGGGAGAAGACAGAACACATAGCAGTAAATGAAaataggggattttaataaagtgccacacttccaatatgcagtttctgaaaatgccaccgtttttttcagagtttattaaatgccatactCTTGACTTTTATCATCCCGTTTTTTTGAGATAACGGTTAACGGCTGTTAGCCTCTGTTAGTGCATACGTGGCATTAAATAACCCGTCTAAAATTACATAGAAGCCCCTGAATCAGTTAACAGGGATTGAGTTAATCAGTTCACTGGGATTGAGTTAACCGGCTATAGAGTAGTGAGTTAACTCGCGACTCGGTGCACGTGAGAAAAACGTGCAAGATTTGCTAACGGTCGGAATACACGTGGGATCAATCTAAGAGAAAAAATCGACGATCCTTATTTTACCTGGATTTATAACGGTCTTATTCATCATCTTGAAGCTCTATATATACTAATGAAGATCCCAAACTCTTCATTAGTCAATTTCTTCAGAAGTTCAACACATAAAAATGAGCCAAAAGGTTATAAACTCTCCAGGTAGTAACAGTTGTAGTAGTAGtagcaagagcagcagcagcagcaaatttAGACAGCAAACTACCCCAGATCTATGTCCAACATGTGAACAAGGAAGTCATGAGTCTAAGGTTTGTCCCTGGATGTACTCTAGATGCAAACATATACCTTGTAATGGTATAAGACAACTACTAAGATCCAGCACAAGAGAAACAGATGGAgaaatgttcttgaagtgttcaaatcctacctgcacctactttgaatggtttgattCTGCCAGTCATCCACTCAAATCCAAGAATATCAAGCTACCCAAAGAGAATTGTTGTTGTGCTTGTGGAGAAGAgacccactgttacaaagaatgcCCACTGCATAAGCAAGAATGCTACAAAGAGCAATGCAAGTCAATAATGCAGCTGAGAAGATGCAAAAATGAACACAATAGAAACATTGCTTACCTGATCTGCACAGATTGTGAAGCATTTAGATGGGTATCAGACCACCTTTTCATTGCAGCAAAAAATAGGGTTATCCATTCAAGTTTCAATCTCAATGCCATATGTAAGGAACTTCAAAAGACTATTAACATGTAATTAGTTCTTAACTAATATCATTTCCATTCATAAAGTAAGATTATCcatcaaaataaaactgaattctggtacataaaaaaaaacagatctaACACTATGATATCAGTgtctaaagcaaaaaaaaaaagatctaacaCAACAAGAAGCACACAcacacttctacttcttcttagCCTTGCTTTGCTTTCCCTTTGTGACAGGAATATGTTGACTAACAGATCCAATACCAGTAAAGTTCTGACTGAAATTCAGAACATCTTGTGTAGATCCATGGGTGCTAGGTTCTGCTGGTGCTCTTCCAAAGTTTTTAGGTCCTGTTGACTCACCAACAAATGAAGATGTACCTCTGGATTTGTTCACCTTTGCTTTACCCCTTGCACTGCTACTTTCAGGATGATCTCTACTAGTGAAGGTGCAGTTTGCAGCATCATACTCGGTGCTTGGCATGAATCCAGTTGGGTttttaccaacatcaccaccagcacaggttctcttataaacaaaaaattataaacaCTAAAGGGTCCATACCTTCTTCATTGTCTTCTTCACTACTGCTTGAATCACTGCTTTCATCTCCAACTTTGTATGTCTTGACAATAtcttcataatcaatatcattttcttcatcactgtcaaagaTTGGTGGAGCATTTGGGTCTTCAATGGGGTGACATTCATCTACAGTAGTGTTCTCTAGCACCACAttttcctcatcatcaccatcactattgtcccctgcatcagtcttatcccctgtatcagtcttatcccctgcattagccttatcccctgcatcagtcttatcccctgcatcagtgttatcccctgcaGCAGTGTTGTTTACTTCATCAACCCAGTAATCATGATTAAAGTTATCAACTGGTGTACTGCTAGAACCAACAACAGTGgcttgacttaggcaagaaaaacCCTGAGATTCCACTTCATTTAACAGATCCATGAACAACAACTTCCTAGATGCTCCTCCATTTGAGTTTTCATTCTTTGATTGAGCATGCAACCTTGGTGATCTCCTTGTAGGTGATATCTTTACTGACTTTTCCTTTGAAACTGGCTtcttagcaatcctcttaggtgcCTTCTTAGGAGTCTCATCAATTGTTACTACTGGTTGTTCCATTGCAGCCTTAATGAAGTCATTATCATTCCTAAATTCTGAATTCATTACACTCATTTGTAAACATATGAAGCCTTTATCATCAGGTACAGCATGCTCCCAAAACTTAAACAAGTCTTCATTTGTAACCAAATACTCAGGCAGACATGGGTCTATGGTCCAATATAAATttggaatttctgtttcatcaagaTGCAACTTAACACGCAATATCTTCTCAAATTCCTTAAGGTCAATTCTATCTCTATCCATGTGAGGGAATAGCAAATTAAGTTTACTATTCACAACAAACACACTGATATCTCTATATGGATAATATGTATGATCACTGTaaatgaacaaacaaaataaaattcatcaaattccacacttcacacagaaaacccctaaaataaaattcatcaattcatcaaacacacgaaattagggttttaaaaattccacacttcacacagaaaactcctaaaataaaactcatcaaacacacgaaattagggtttgaaatcgtACCATATCCGCTGCTTGTCCTtccccttattcttcttcatcttcagctccccaaccctttactcagagactaaacctaagcaaaatcccgctgaaaactgatccaaaccctaatttcttccactaGAGAACAGAGCGGACATAGAGCAAGAGAAAAAAAGTACAAGAAAGAGAAACAGAAACCTAAGAGAAAACCCCTAATTCAACTCAGaaaaacgaaattagggtttgcaatcatacCATATCTGCTGCTTGTCCTTCCCCTTCTTTTTCTGAATCTCGATCGCTCCCCAACCCTTTACTCagacactaaacctaagcaaaatcccgctgaaaactgacccaaaccctaatttcttccactaGAGAACAAAGCGGACAGAGAGAacgagcaaaccctagaagaaaaatgaaacgatACAAAGTTGCAAACTGTTTTCAATCCCACGAAGGATAAAATAGTCATTTAGCCTGTGCTACGTGTAATAATCTCGTGCTCGACATCTTGAGCCGTCCACATAAGACACGTGTAAGTAATCTGGACAAAGTCAAAAAAGTTTGACCAATCATGTGGGTCCAAGACGTTAgtgctaacggttgtggcattaaataaactctgaaaaaaacggtggcagtttcttgaatcgggatttgcaagtgtggcagtttgttaaaattccCATGAAAATAACATATGATATTTACATAAAAATTTATACCTTAATCTTGTTCTTCTTGAGATCAGGGATTGAAGTATTAATTTCTAAAGATCGTTTCAAAAACTGCACCAACTGCTGGTACTACCAGTAACGTATCCTACTTCCTTTATTTTTCATATATAGATGCATCACTTGTTAGATAGGCAGGTTACTAGGTAGATGCAACACTAGTTAAGTATGTAGCAAGTTAGATGCATCGTGCATCACTAGTTACGGGCATGTATCTGCACAGGTACTACTTCATTGTGTTTCTGCTTACAGCCAACACAAATTCACAGAAAAGGCAAATTTGTTAAGCTGAATTTAGATAGATCATGGTACTTTGGATGTGTTTGACTTCAACATCTGAGTTGGTTACACATTGCATGTTTGGCAAGCACGAACCATTACTAACCTCAAAAGAAACTGATACTACTTAAGCTCCAAGAGTTGGAAACCAACCTCTCAAATAGAGATTTTCACACCTTCGATCGGCAGAACAAATGTTAATAATGGTGGatgttagtggtggtggtgcACATTAAACGACTTATGAGAAATAACTGGGCCAGGCCTCATAGCAGGTCTAACTATATCAATCGTTGAATCATTTGAAAGGTCTTGGATGAAACCCAGGTGGGTGGATCATTTTTGTTGAAACACACAATGGTTTCACTTAGATAACAAGTATAGATAAGAATTGCATATATGAATTTCTACATTCACTCACCTATTACGTAACTCCGAAACATCCAGAAGAAAGGCCCGAGTAAACGAACCTTGCCATATACTTTTTTTAAAACGAAGGAAATGAATACCTATCAAATTACAACAATAATACTCTGGAATTACAATTGTGAAAGTAGATCATGTTTAGAGATATAACTGGGCCTGGCCTCATAGTTTTAGCGGGTCTAAGTTAGGACCGTAACCGCGGATTTCACCTGCGTccgtaaaattgcgggtgaaaaccaatccgtaAGAGtctatgggccggacacggttgagttttcaaatccgcaaggtttagcggTTTTGTTGCTGTTGGTTCtgtaaatccgcggattcacccgcaccctAGAGTAGTAAGGGGATTTAATAAAATCACTAAGGATAATATTGGAAGTTTGAGTTTTATATATAAGCTTCTTTATCCTGAGAGAAACTCAAAAACCTAAATCGAAACCCTGCTGTCTCTCTTCCATGATTCCTACTGGAAACGATACTTGAAGTAGGATTTTTGCAAGATTTCTCCTGCAAgagttgatttatcttctccttctGTCAATTTCACCGTTATTCAAACCAGAAATATCAAGAAATCGGTAAGGTATGCTGAAATCAATTAGGTTTTTCTTCCtacattttttattattttcttaaatgAATTGGTTAGATTACTCTGTGATTTAAGTCATGAATTCGTTTGATTATTGTTTGACATCACATGATTCTGTGCACCTGAAGATTTCATTGGTTGATTTTCATTGGTTGTTCTTGTTGCTAGAGATCCTCGGCCAAAAAATAGATCTCCGACCGGTCATCAGTTCTATTTCCTTGAGTTAGATTCTTTATCCAGGTAAAATCTCTAGATTTCTTCcatacttaattttttttttgaatttttcttgtcCCAGTCGTGAATTGAATTCTGATGGTAGCTATTGTGTGATGGGTGTTTTGCAattgatgaatatgttttgaTTGTTCAGGAGATTTAAGATTTGAAAAATGAACGTTTCTTGTTTACTTTCTCAGTTATTAGAATTATGTTTCTGGCACAAGTTCATTTGGTATGAGCACATGGTGGATGTATCAAATGTGTCATCATTAGATGGAAAGTTATTGTTGTACAGTTAAGTTCACTGTTGGTTATGGAAGGGAAAATCTTGTTATTGAAATTTGGGAGGTTAAGTGTCCCTCTAATTGGTTGTTTATAATTCTGTCTAGAAACCTACCTATATTATTATCTGAGGTTAAGTGTccctctaatgtctcaataaaaattattttgaCCTTTTCCAATTTTTAAGAGAAGTTGAGTGCTGCTGTTTTGTTTGATAAGTTCTTGCATTTGTACGATGAAGATCTAGCCAAATGTAGTTGAAAGTTGTACATTGCTACTTCATAGTTCACTTGTAATTAAATGGAGGAGAGGTAAAATGCGCAAATACCTTTGTGCTGAAATGCGAATATACCTCGGTGGTGTGTGCTCCTTTTATGTCATATAAAATCTGTATTCTATCTTTTCATTTGGGTGCAGAACACATTCACATCCATCCTAAAGTGGTTAGTTGGAGGATACATGATGCTTGTGATATTACTGTCAAGCATAAGCAAATTCATTTAATATGCACATCACTGTCATTGAGTTTAGATGATGCAAGTAATAAATTTCCACTCCACTGGTACTTAGCTTCTGCTGTTGTAAGTGTCAGGTTCACAAATTTTGACTTTATGCATCTCTCTTATCAAATATTAATAGAGAGGCCTATTTCAATcttcttttaaaaataaaaatggctcCACAGTAGTGGTTTCTGTCAATTCAGACTCTAGTGTATATGCTAATATACAAAGAAAATGCGGCGAGTTTTTGTAATATTCTGGTGGTGTGGTGTGAAACAGTGGGTATCTACTGATGTACTTTAAgtcttttttttatatgaactTGATATCGGTTTTTGTTGAACTCTTCTTTGGTTTCCTGTCTTGTCAAAAATCATCGCCTttcattatgtttttcttttgcaGATGGGGAAGAAATCTTGAAGGAAATTCCTGACATATCAATTATGGATTGAATGAACTAGTACTCAAATTCAAGGACTCTTTTTCGGCAGCAGAAGTTCATGGCACCAGACTTATTGTTGCATTTGATAGTTTACCTTCCGTTCTTGCAAGAATTAGTACTTTTTTGTTTCCGTAAAAAAAACACAATACTCTTTTGTGTTAACAGTACTACTATCTTTTGTGTTAAAATTTCTAGTTTCTGAACTTAGtagttttatttgttttattttatttttcctgacTAAATCTGCGGTTAATCTGCATCCGGCCCGTATCATCCGCTAATCCGCTGATGagaaatccgcgggtgattgtgCCGGACACGGtttgattttccaaatccgcaactttgacagtttggttgcgggtgatccctaatccgcaaccgtctgTTGCACGCTCCTAGTCTAAGTGAATATCGGTGGACTCCCGATTTTCAAATCAATGGTGAGATCTCTCTTGCAAATTGCAATAAATCTCCTGTAAAACCTGGGTGTGCTAGTATGTGGATCATTCTTGCTGAAACACGATTGTTTTTCTTAGATCGCCGCTGTACGCATCATGCATAAGAATACCATATTAATGTCCACCTTTACATATACCTAACTCGAAACGCATCAAAGAAGGCTTGAGTAAATGAACAACACCATAAATTTGTAAAAAGTAAGGAAATAATATCATCAAGGTCGAATTACAACACTACTACTCTGGAATTTCATCTGTGAAAGCTGATCATGTTTTAGTAAGAGACAAATTGGGGTAAGGGATCCGGTTTATCCTCTTTAAAATGGACCacctttcaaaaaataaaaacagaaaagaaacgcGAAAAGGGAAGAAAAATGAGCAATGGTAATAATGGGTTCATCACTTGAGAAGGGATCTTGTAAAATGTTCACGAGCGGTGGCAAGTGCCTGCGATATTGTCTGCAagggaaaaaaaaacacaaacaaagGAACAGCAATGGTGTTAGCTCGGATTTTTGCTCTGCCAACTCATACTTCATCTGGATATGTTTCGAATGGGGGAACTGAGAAGAGGTATGTTACCTGCTCGGATAAAGGTGCTGAAGCATCCACGCTATGGCTTTCCACTTTACCAGCAATAACGCTTGCGTCTGTTTCAAGAATTATCCTACAAagttgaaaaaacaaaacaaaacaaaacaaaataatcagTTTCACTAAAATAGAATAACATTCAACGAATTtgccagaagaagaagaaatagtaTACAAAGTTCCGTTTGATCGTGAAATCCAACCCTCACAAACTCATTGGTTCAGTTCAACTATTCCGTGTGTAGGTTTCAACATTTTTAAGGAAATATCTAATGGAGTATATTAACTAGGTCCAGTACTCCGTCAAGAATTTCAGGAGACAGTCGGTGTGAAAGAGTAAAACCCAAATTTCCTACTTTGGCATCTTAAAGACTAACCAATGTGTACAGGGAGAAGAAAAGTCGAGGATGTTTCCCTAACTCTAATTACCATATTTATGTCATCTCCAAGATAAAACTATTCACACCAAcaaaatatgagtagctaaacaataTATCAACTCAGACTAGGTTACAAGTAATTTCGAACTTAGCAAAAATTTTCATACCCCCCATCAACAATCTCATCAAGGCATAAAAGGATAAGATCCAAATTTTCGAGTGCCTCCCTTTTGTCAACATTGCTCCTGGAAAGATGATACAAAACATTACAGATTAACAGATCAAAAGCTAAACAATCAAAGATGACCAAATGATAAACAGTTTTAGAAAATGCACCTTAGGATAAGCGTAACTGCATCGAAAAATCCCTGAAGAACTGTAGCTAAGATGAGTTCGTTTTCATCATCCCCTCCGGTTACATAAAAGTGTAGATCTTGGAAGAACTTATAGACAACGATGTTGTTCTCAAACATTGCTATCTCCGCTGTAGATGTACCCAAACATTAATGAAGCAGCAACTGAGTTGGAAACGAACCATATAAATATAAACCAAACTGTTTGTTCTATGAAACACCAAATATGCAATACTGAAGCTATTATTTGGTCAAGGCTGAATATAGTAACGAAATAGAGTGGCTAACTTGCTAACAACGACTTTCTTATGTCTTCTTGGTGCTCTGTTTCCTTCCAGTAGCATTAAAGAAATAGAGCATATCAGACAAATGGCTAACTTGCTAACAACATGGATCTATTAGATGTGCATTTGGAGTAAGGTAAATCAAGATGAAACCGTTGTGTTTTCCTATTGAACTCGGACTCGGGGGTTATACAGGTGTGGATTCAAAATCAGACAAAATATGGGTTCAGAAGAGTGCATATAGATATAGAAGAAACTTTATATACAGATTCAGAATTGTCTTAACAGTTACTACAGCTACTGCCTATACTGAAACGCCACACTGTATCCAAATATTACCACCCCGGTGAAGAAAAAGATCTATCTTGATTCTTGACATTCCATGCCTAACAACATAATCATGTAGTACAAAGAAGAGGTT comes from Papaver somniferum cultivar HN1 chromosome 7, ASM357369v1, whole genome shotgun sequence and encodes:
- the LOC113295677 gene encoding coatomer subunit zeta-1-like; the encoded protein is MANFSRESCPSIKNILLLDSEGNRVAVKYYSDEWPTQSAQLGFEKSVFTKTQKTNARTEAEIAMFENNIVVYKFFQDLHFYVTGGDDENELILATVLQGFFDAVTLILRSNVDKREALENLDLILLCLDEIVDGGIILETDASVIAGKVESHSVDASAPLSEQTISQALATAREHFTRSLLK